A window of Apium graveolens cultivar Ventura chromosome 8, ASM990537v1, whole genome shotgun sequence contains these coding sequences:
- the LOC141679766 gene encoding uncharacterized protein LOC141679766 yields the protein MNVLSWNCRGVGRPRKVQFLFNIVRQEQPYLVFLCETIAVKSKLEYVQNKLGYEGLFVVDPVGRSGGIALLWKEKEQVDILGFSQHHIDARVKGDNTIEWRLTGVYGEPDRLQRHKTWDLLRNLARDANLPWCVIGDINNVMCLEEKVGGDPYPTWLMEGFSAALQDAGLTDLPLTGHQFTWERNRGKIDWMEVRLDRALITDDWVNSFPLAKLYNLEGAPSDHSALLLVPQTKLRRQKPYRFKFENAWNTEPMCELLVRDGWESNPLLNVQEKIKICGESLSIWGKEITGNFSGRIKECKKELKRFRGGKDAWTIGKYAEARERLNLIYNQREVFWRQRSKQLWLSAGDKNSRYFHRVASQRRRTNTIQRLQVEEGQWVDWENGLEEFMKEYYSGIFKATEANWQEVIDCVPRKITSDKNSELLAEVVDEEVKTALFQMDPDKAPGPDGMTPGFFSKTLENCWQ from the coding sequence ATGAATGTTCTAAGTTGGAACTGCCGAGGAGTGGGGCGTCCTCGGAAAGTTCAGTTCCTATTTAACATTGTACGTCAAGAACAGCCTTATTTGGTCTTTTTATGTGAAACTATTGCGGTTAAATCGAAGCTGGAATATGTGCAAAATAAACTTGGTTATGAAGGTCTGTTTGTGGTTGATCCAGTAGGAAGGAGTGGGGGTATTGCGTTACTATGGAAAGAAAAGGAGCAGGTGGATATATTGGGTTTTTCTCAACACCATATTGATGCAAGGGTGAAAGGAGATAATACGATTGAATGGAGATTAACGGGCGTGTATGGTGAGCCTGATAGACTTCAACGGCATAAAACCTGGGATCTGCTGAGAAATTTAGCCAGGGATGCAAATCTACCATGGTGTGTAATTGGGGATATTAATAATGTTATGTGTTTGGAAGAGAAAGTGGGAGGAGATCCTTACCCGACATGGTTAATGGAGGGGTTCAGTGCAGCTTTACAAGATGCAGGGCTTACAGACTTGCCACTAACTGGTCATCAGTTCACATGGGAAAGAAATAGAGGCAAGATAGATTGGATGGAGGTTAGATTGGATAGAGCTCTGATAACGGATGACTGGGTTAATAGCTTTCCTTTGGCAAAATTATATAATTTGGAGGGAGCACCTTCGGATCATAGTGCTTTGCTACTAGTACCTCAGACGAAATTGAGAAGGCAGAAACCATATAGATTTAAATTCGAGAATGCATGGAATACGGAGCCTATGTGTGAGTTGTTAGTTAGGGATGGCTGGGAAAGTAATCCGTTACTAAATGTTCAGGAAAAAATAAAGATATGTGGCGAAAGTCTGTCCATTTGGGGGAAGGAAATTACAGGAAATTTCAGTGGGAGAATAAAGGAGTGCAAAAAAGAGTTAAAGCGCTTCAGGGGCGGTAAAGATGCTTGGACGATTGGTAAATACGCAGAAGCAAGAGAGAGATTAAACCTTATTTATAACCAACGAGAGGTGTTCTGGAGACAGCGCTCAAAGCAATTATGGTTAAGTGCAGGGGATAAGAACTCACGATATTTTCACAGAGTAGCAAGTCAAAGGCGTAGAACAAATACCATCCAGAGATTGCAGGTTGAGGAGGGGCAGTGGGTGGATTGGGAGAATGGGTTAGAAGAGTTCATGAAGGAATATTATAGTGGAATTTTCAAAGCAACAGAAGCAAATTGGCAGGAAGTCATTGACTGTGTTCCAAGGAAAATTACTAGTGATAAGAATAGTGAACTATTGGCTGAAGTAGTGGATGAGGAGGTGAAAACAGCTCTTTTTCAGATGGATCCAGACAAAGCACCAGGACCTGACGGAATGACACCGGgttttttttcaaaaacattGGAAAATTGTTGGCAATGA